In a single window of the Micromonospora inositola genome:
- a CDS encoding polysaccharide biosynthesis tyrosine autokinase: MDVRAYLRLIRRHWWIVLVTLMVALGTAALVTVRTPPRYVASVTFFVTTPSQGVSDAYQGGLFLQQRVKSYADLLTSDRLAQSVVAGNSVGLTAEQVQRRVTTSTEAGTVLLKATVTDTDQTRALKVTETLSAKFVELVQKVETPPDAATATIKLEVVSGPRVSSRPVSPQPVRNLVIGGVLGLLLGMALAVLRGLADVRMRDAAALQRVTGSPLLGEIPFESGARSAPLIVGEAANSARAEAVRKLRTNLRFVDVHEPARVIAVTSALQGEGKTTMACNTAIALAEAGWRVLLIDADLRRPKVADYLGLDGGVGLTDVLVGDVQVGDVVQRWGDKSLLVLPSGSAPPNPSELLGSKAMADLLLALRESADIVIIDTAPLLAVTDGVVVAVQADGALLITQQGRTSRRQVAAAARSLHSVSVRLLGCVLNMAKVPKADAYQYEAYRVAVPPAPAGPADRAPAARHGDRAGAGRVSDPTQELTRLSR, encoded by the coding sequence ATGGACGTTCGTGCCTATCTGCGCCTGATCCGACGCCACTGGTGGATCGTTCTGGTCACCCTGATGGTGGCGCTGGGCACGGCCGCCCTCGTGACGGTTCGGACCCCGCCCCGGTACGTGGCCTCGGTGACCTTCTTCGTCACCACGCCCAGCCAGGGCGTCAGCGACGCCTACCAGGGCGGACTCTTCCTCCAGCAGCGCGTGAAGTCGTACGCCGACCTGCTCACCAGCGACCGGCTGGCGCAGAGCGTGGTGGCCGGGAACTCCGTCGGTCTCACCGCCGAGCAGGTGCAGCGGCGGGTCACCACCTCCACGGAGGCGGGCACGGTGCTGCTGAAGGCGACCGTCACCGACACCGACCAGACCCGCGCCCTGAAGGTCACCGAGACCCTCTCCGCCAAGTTCGTGGAGCTGGTCCAGAAGGTGGAGACGCCGCCGGACGCCGCGACCGCCACGATCAAGCTGGAGGTGGTCAGCGGACCCCGGGTGAGCTCCAGGCCGGTCTCCCCCCAGCCGGTGCGCAACCTGGTCATCGGTGGCGTGCTCGGCCTGCTGCTCGGCATGGCGCTCGCCGTGCTCCGCGGGTTGGCCGACGTGCGGATGCGGGACGCCGCCGCGCTCCAGCGGGTGACCGGCAGCCCGCTGCTGGGGGAGATCCCCTTCGAGAGCGGCGCCCGGAGCGCCCCGCTGATCGTCGGCGAGGCGGCGAACTCGGCGCGCGCCGAGGCGGTCCGCAAGCTCCGCACCAACCTGCGCTTCGTCGACGTGCACGAGCCGGCCCGGGTCATCGCGGTGACCAGCGCCCTTCAGGGAGAGGGCAAGACCACCATGGCCTGCAACACGGCCATCGCGCTGGCCGAGGCGGGCTGGCGGGTGCTGCTCATCGACGCTGACCTGCGCCGGCCCAAGGTCGCCGACTATCTCGGCCTCGACGGTGGCGTCGGCCTCACCGACGTCCTCGTCGGCGACGTGCAGGTCGGCGACGTCGTCCAGCGCTGGGGCGACAAGTCCCTGCTGGTGCTCCCCAGCGGGTCCGCGCCGCCCAACCCGAGCGAGCTGCTCGGTTCCAAGGCAATGGCGGACCTGCTGCTCGCCCTGCGGGAGTCCGCGGACATCGTGATCATCGACACCGCGCCGCTGCTGGCCGTGACCGACGGGGTCGTGGTGGCGGTGCAGGCCGACGGTGCCCTGCTGATCACCCAGCAGGGCCGGACCTCGCGCCGCCAGGTGGCCGCCGCCGCCCGGTCGCTGCACTCGGTCTCGGTCCGGCTGCTCGGCTGTGTGCTGAACATGGCGAAGGTGCCGAAGGCGGACGCCTACCAGTACGAGGCGTACCGGGTGGCCGTGCCGCCCGCGCCGGCCGGGCCCGCCGACCGGGCGCCAGCCGCCCGGCACGGCGACCGCGCCGGGGCGGGCCGGGTCAGCGATCCGACTCAGGAACTCACCCGGCTGTCCCGATGA
- a CDS encoding D-alanyl-D-alanine carboxypeptidase family protein, which yields MRARVLAAATAAVLVTVGPAVPTPAARAQAAPAARAARAPLPCPKAPAPKVSRPPRPVPPPAVPQDRVVGGEQLDTPGLVAPAGAPAPPAVTATSWLVADLDTGAVLGACGPHEYGTPASTQKLLLAATMMPKLDPKQVVTVSRGDLDIAPGSSAVGLLVGGRYSVETVWLGLLLNSGNEAANVLARLGGGTEGVPGGIRAMNEEARRLGARQTRAVTPSGLDGKGQFTSAYDLALIARACFANPLFRRYTLTERTQIPAQPALKKGGFQIQNENQLIYRYPGALGGKTGFTELARHSYVGAAQRDGRRLVVTLLGAEARPVRGWQQGAQLLDWGFSLPRDASAGRLVAPGELDAAESAPTDSPAPPTVAAPWRGPAATAGRRMAEGDWRVIGPVAGGAATVVGVLVAVLVARRRPRQTGRRRA from the coding sequence ATGAGAGCTCGGGTCCTGGCCGCCGCCACCGCCGCCGTACTCGTGACCGTCGGCCCGGCCGTGCCGACGCCGGCCGCGCGGGCCCAGGCCGCCCCGGCCGCGCGGGCCGCCCGCGCGCCGCTGCCCTGCCCGAAGGCGCCGGCCCCGAAGGTGTCCCGGCCGCCCCGGCCGGTGCCCCCGCCGGCCGTGCCGCAGGACCGGGTGGTCGGTGGCGAGCAGCTCGACACGCCCGGACTGGTCGCGCCGGCCGGCGCGCCGGCGCCGCCGGCCGTGACCGCGACGTCCTGGCTCGTCGCCGACCTGGACACCGGTGCGGTGCTGGGCGCCTGCGGCCCGCACGAGTACGGCACCCCGGCCAGCACCCAGAAGCTGCTGCTGGCGGCGACCATGATGCCGAAGCTCGACCCGAAGCAGGTGGTCACCGTCAGCCGGGGCGACCTGGACATCGCCCCGGGCAGCTCCGCCGTCGGCCTGCTCGTAGGCGGCCGGTACAGCGTGGAGACGGTCTGGCTGGGGCTGCTGCTCAACTCCGGAAACGAGGCGGCGAACGTGCTGGCCCGGCTCGGCGGAGGCACCGAGGGCGTGCCCGGCGGGATCCGCGCGATGAACGAGGAGGCCCGCCGGCTGGGCGCCCGGCAGACCCGCGCGGTCACCCCCTCCGGCCTGGACGGCAAGGGGCAGTTCACCAGCGCGTACGACCTCGCCCTGATCGCCCGGGCCTGCTTCGCCAACCCGCTGTTCCGCCGGTACACGCTCACCGAGCGGACCCAGATCCCGGCCCAGCCCGCGCTGAAGAAGGGCGGGTTCCAGATCCAGAACGAGAACCAGCTCATCTACCGGTACCCGGGCGCGCTCGGCGGCAAGACCGGCTTCACCGAGCTGGCCCGGCACAGCTACGTCGGCGCCGCCCAGCGCGACGGGCGACGGCTCGTGGTCACCCTGCTCGGCGCGGAGGCCCGCCCGGTACGCGGCTGGCAGCAGGGCGCCCAACTGCTGGACTGGGGCTTCTCGCTGCCCCGGGACGCCTCGGCCGGCCGGCTGGTCGCGCCCGGCGAACTGGACGCGGCGGAGTCCGCCCCGACCGACTCCCCGGCCCCGCCGACCGTGGCTGCCCCGTGGCGCGGCCCCGCCGCGACCGCGGGACGCCGGATGGCCGAGGGGGACTGGCGGGTCATCGGGCCGGTCGCCGGCGGCGCCGCCACCGTCGTCGGGGTGCTGGTGGCGGTGCTGGTGGCCCGTCGCCGGCCCCGCCAGACCGGCCGCCGCCGCGCGTAG
- a CDS encoding glycosyltransferase family 4 protein, whose translation MKIGILSYHFPPEPAFIPGSLAEELAARGHEVRVLTGFPDYPGGHVYPGWRQRWRHQTRSERLTVRRVPRYAAGDGSAGARMASWLSFAGSVALTGRRYLGDVDALYVFQLPAVTFAAAGLLRLLGRVPTVLHVQDVWPEDDPSRSVDTRRWSGRIGATLRRLYSEADGIAVSAPSMRDLVSDGGADPARVRIVLNWTDERIFRPTEPSQAARRLIRRDDRCVVMHAGTIGVRQGLETAVRAAAALDDRMDLVLVGSGAEERRVRGLAAELGADNVRFVERRSPLDMPELYAAADYQLVMLRDLPELRGMVPGKLQAALSCASPVVASAGGDTVALVERARAGLSCPPEDWAALADRFWLASAIPPPARADMGRRGREAYLREMSLRAGVDRIEQMLYDVAAGKAPDGGRSERNSHKGLKT comes from the coding sequence ATGAAGATCGGCATCCTGTCGTACCACTTCCCGCCGGAGCCGGCGTTCATCCCCGGCAGCCTGGCGGAGGAGCTGGCCGCCCGCGGGCACGAGGTCCGTGTCCTGACCGGCTTCCCGGACTACCCCGGCGGGCACGTCTATCCCGGCTGGCGGCAGCGCTGGCGGCACCAGACGCGCAGCGAGCGGTTGACGGTGCGCCGGGTGCCCCGGTACGCCGCGGGCGACGGGTCCGCGGGCGCACGGATGGCCAGCTGGCTGTCGTTCGCCGGCAGCGTCGCGCTCACCGGCCGGCGCTACCTCGGCGACGTCGATGCCCTGTACGTCTTCCAGCTCCCGGCGGTCACCTTCGCCGCCGCCGGCCTGCTCCGGCTGCTCGGTCGGGTCCCTACCGTGCTGCACGTGCAGGACGTGTGGCCCGAGGACGACCCTTCCCGCAGCGTCGACACCCGACGTTGGTCGGGGCGGATCGGTGCCACCCTGCGCCGGCTCTACTCCGAGGCCGACGGCATCGCGGTCAGCGCGCCCTCCATGCGGGACCTGGTGTCCGACGGCGGCGCCGACCCGGCTCGGGTGCGGATCGTGCTCAACTGGACCGACGAACGGATCTTCCGGCCGACCGAGCCGAGCCAGGCCGCCCGGCGACTGATCCGCCGGGACGACCGGTGCGTGGTGATGCACGCCGGCACGATCGGCGTACGGCAGGGTCTGGAGACCGCGGTGCGCGCGGCGGCGGCGTTGGACGACCGGATGGACCTCGTCCTGGTCGGCTCGGGCGCGGAGGAGCGGCGGGTGCGGGGGCTCGCCGCCGAGCTCGGGGCGGACAACGTCCGCTTCGTGGAGCGACGCTCACCGCTCGACATGCCGGAGCTGTACGCGGCGGCGGACTACCAACTGGTGATGCTGCGGGATCTGCCCGAGCTGCGCGGCATGGTGCCCGGGAAGCTGCAGGCGGCCCTCTCCTGCGCCTCGCCCGTGGTCGCCTCGGCCGGCGGTGACACGGTCGCGCTGGTCGAGCGGGCCCGGGCCGGGCTCTCCTGCCCGCCGGAGGACTGGGCCGCGCTGGCCGACCGGTTCTGGCTGGCCTCCGCCATCCCGCCGCCGGCCCGCGCCGACATGGGCCGCCGGGGACGCGAGGCTTACCTGCGGGAGATGTCGCTGCGGGCCGGGGTCGACCGGATCGAGCAGATGCTCTACGACGTGGCGGCCGGCAAGGCGCCGGACGGCGGCCGCTCCGAGCGAAACTCGCACAAAGGTCTGAAAACGTAA
- a CDS encoding lysylphosphatidylglycerol synthase domain-containing protein: MPRTHRPSPALVFSLTVSGGLLAVLSYWARRPPGHWEKDLFALVNQIPGPVGPVLVLVMQLGAYPAVMVAAAGAVAARRFGLARDLLIAGTLAYWSARVVKTVVGRARPEAFLTDIRFHDIVTGRFGYPSGHMAVATALGVVLAPALPARLRGLVWLALAAVGTARIYVGAHLPVDVLGGFLVGWFAASLTRLIVGDVGPGDSARRLRQVLLGRGIEVADLTPLRGDARGSRPWQVTTTDGRRLFVKVTGGRQRDADWLYKLYRRLRYRDIADEPPYVTAKQKNEHEAYLLLLAGRAGARAPELITTATDAVGDALLVQEFVPGRPLDALDAAELGPDVLDDVCRQVARLHRAGLAHRDLRAANVLVADSSTWLVDLGFGTEGASADQQARDLVELLVTLAALAGVRPTVDAATRQLGTGPVADTLRWLQPALLSRAGRALADARPGLLADLHDEIARRCPGRQDRLARVVRITRRDVFLLVMLGLLVHFLLPQLGQVRAALHAVLHADPLAVTGVLLASAATYLLSALVLRLAAAGQVPLGRTVAVQVAASFVNRLAPGALGGAALSIRYLRQQGLPVPAAATAVAVDRVSGVVSVGLLLPVLLPFARGTRRHLVNAATGRGLAVLLTVLAVLLLAAAALAVPRLRARVGAARRQAAQAVRSLAHSGRITRLLAASLALTLAYGSALYLALLAVGLPVNPGLVAPVLLVCVVGEGVSSAAPTPGGLGATEAALVSGLLLYGIGVDTAVAGVLVYRLATFWLPVLPGYVALRVLVRRHVV, encoded by the coding sequence ATGCCCCGGACCCACCGGCCGTCGCCGGCGCTGGTGTTCAGCCTGACGGTCTCCGGCGGGCTGCTCGCCGTGCTCAGCTACTGGGCCCGGCGGCCGCCCGGTCACTGGGAGAAGGACCTCTTCGCGCTGGTCAACCAGATCCCCGGGCCGGTCGGACCGGTCCTGGTGCTGGTCATGCAGCTCGGCGCCTACCCGGCGGTCATGGTGGCGGCGGCGGGGGCGGTGGCGGCCCGTCGGTTCGGGCTGGCCCGCGACCTCCTGATCGCGGGCACCCTCGCCTACTGGTCCGCCCGCGTCGTCAAGACCGTGGTCGGCCGGGCGCGACCGGAGGCGTTCCTGACCGACATCCGGTTCCACGACATCGTCACCGGGCGGTTCGGGTATCCCTCCGGGCACATGGCAGTGGCGACCGCGCTCGGCGTGGTGCTCGCCCCGGCCCTGCCCGCTCGGCTACGCGGCCTGGTCTGGCTCGCCCTGGCGGCGGTCGGTACCGCCCGGATCTACGTCGGCGCCCACCTGCCGGTCGACGTGCTGGGCGGGTTCCTGGTCGGCTGGTTCGCCGCCAGCCTCACCCGGCTGATCGTCGGCGACGTGGGCCCCGGCGACTCGGCGCGGCGGCTCCGGCAGGTCCTCCTCGGCCGGGGCATCGAGGTGGCCGACCTGACGCCGCTCCGCGGTGACGCGCGCGGCTCCCGACCCTGGCAGGTCACCACCACCGACGGGCGACGCCTCTTCGTCAAGGTCACCGGCGGCCGCCAGCGGGACGCGGACTGGCTCTACAAGCTCTACCGCCGGCTGCGCTACCGGGACATCGCCGACGAGCCGCCGTACGTGACGGCGAAGCAGAAGAACGAGCACGAGGCGTACCTGCTGCTGCTCGCCGGGCGGGCCGGGGCGCGTGCCCCGGAACTGATCACGACCGCCACCGACGCGGTCGGCGACGCGCTGCTGGTCCAGGAGTTCGTGCCCGGCCGGCCGCTCGACGCGCTGGACGCGGCCGAACTCGGGCCGGACGTCCTCGACGACGTCTGCCGGCAGGTGGCCCGGCTGCACCGGGCCGGCCTGGCCCACCGGGACCTGCGGGCGGCCAACGTGCTGGTCGCCGACTCCTCGACCTGGCTGGTCGACCTCGGTTTCGGCACCGAGGGCGCCTCGGCCGACCAGCAGGCCCGCGACCTGGTGGAGCTCCTGGTCACGTTGGCCGCGCTGGCCGGCGTACGGCCGACCGTCGACGCCGCGACCCGGCAGCTCGGCACCGGTCCGGTCGCCGACACGCTGCGCTGGCTGCAACCGGCCCTGCTGTCCCGGGCCGGCCGGGCCCTGGCCGACGCCCGCCCCGGCCTGCTGGCGGACCTCCACGACGAGATCGCCCGCCGGTGCCCCGGCCGGCAGGACCGGCTGGCCCGGGTCGTGCGGATCACCCGTCGGGACGTGTTCCTGCTGGTCATGCTCGGCCTGCTGGTGCACTTCCTGCTGCCGCAGCTCGGCCAGGTGCGGGCCGCGCTGCACGCCGTGCTGCACGCCGACCCGCTGGCCGTGACCGGCGTCCTGCTGGCCTCGGCCGCCACCTACCTGTTGAGCGCGCTGGTGCTGCGCCTGGCCGCCGCCGGCCAGGTGCCGCTCGGCCGGACGGTCGCGGTGCAGGTGGCCGCGTCGTTCGTCAACCGACTCGCCCCGGGTGCCCTCGGTGGCGCCGCGCTGAGCATCCGTTACCTGCGCCAGCAGGGCCTGCCGGTCCCGGCGGCGGCCACCGCCGTCGCCGTGGACCGGGTCTCGGGCGTCGTCTCCGTCGGACTGCTCCTGCCCGTCCTGCTGCCGTTCGCCCGTGGCACGCGCCGGCACCTGGTGAACGCCGCCACCGGCCGGGGCCTGGCCGTGCTGCTGACCGTGCTGGCGGTGCTGCTGCTGGCCGCCGCGGCGCTGGCCGTGCCCCGGCTCCGCGCGCGGGTCGGCGCGGCCCGCCGCCAGGCGGCGCAGGCCGTACGCTCGCTGGCCCACAGCGGACGGATCACCCGGCTGCTGGCGGCGAGCCTGGCGCTCACCCTGGCCTACGGAAGCGCGCTGTACCTGGCGCTGCTCGCCGTCGGCCTGCCGGTCAACCCCGGGCTCGTCGCGCCCGTGCTGCTGGTCTGCGTCGTCGGGGAGGGGGTGTCGTCCGCCGCTCCGACCCCCGGCGGGCTGGGCGCCACCGAGGCGGCGCTCGTCTCCGGCCTGCTGCTGTACGGGATCGGGGTGGACACGGCGGTCGCCGGGGTGCTGGTCTACCGGCTGGCCACCTTCTGGCTGCCGGTGCTGCCCGGGTACGTGGCGCTGCGGGTGCTGGTCCGCCGACACGTCGTCTGA
- a CDS encoding helix-turn-helix domain-containing protein has protein sequence MEETELAARLRSPDPAVGLRAVGALHRLAEQVEAAAVARARQDGWSWEQIGDALGVSRQSVHSKHGK, from the coding sequence ATGGAAGAGACCGAGCTCGCCGCACGGCTGCGCTCGCCCGACCCGGCCGTCGGGCTGCGCGCGGTCGGCGCGCTGCACCGCCTGGCCGAACAGGTCGAGGCGGCGGCCGTGGCGCGCGCCCGTCAGGACGGCTGGTCCTGGGAGCAGATCGGGGACGCGCTCGGCGTGTCCCGCCAGTCGGTGCACAGCAAGCACGGGAAATGA
- a CDS encoding Clp protease N-terminal domain-containing protein yields the protein MFEHFAADGRTAVTAALEEARHRGDRRLGTEHLLLGVLHARELAPLGALGLNLPRARAALEALDVAALAAVGIDVRGVERAPVPLSGKRTPFTSAARTALRRAVGVTREQGSRRIRPAHLLLAILECAPPDPAAEVFRELGVDRSAVRAQLSPKAA from the coding sequence ATGTTCGAACACTTCGCCGCCGACGGCCGGACGGCCGTGACCGCCGCCCTCGAGGAGGCCCGGCACCGGGGGGACCGCCGCCTCGGCACCGAACACCTGCTCCTCGGCGTGCTGCACGCCCGCGAGCTGGCACCGCTGGGCGCGCTCGGCCTGAACCTGCCCCGGGCCCGAGCCGCCCTGGAGGCGCTGGACGTGGCCGCCCTCGCCGCGGTCGGGATCGACGTGCGCGGCGTCGAGCGGGCGCCCGTACCGCTGTCCGGCAAGCGGACGCCGTTCACCTCCGCGGCGCGGACCGCCCTGCGGCGGGCCGTCGGCGTGACCCGCGAGCAGGGCAGCCGGCGGATCAGGCCGGCGCACCTGCTGCTGGCCATCCTGGAGTGCGCGCCCCCCGACCCGGCGGCCGAGGTGTTCCGCGAGCTGGGCGTGGACCGGTCCGCGGTCCGCGCCCAGCTGAGCCCGAAGGCGGCCTGA
- a CDS encoding arsenate reductase/protein-tyrosine-phosphatase family protein, producing the protein MLDGVLFICHANMCRSPMAEYIARRLLAGHRVTVASAGTDAVDGAPMHPYAIDVAAGTGVDPTGFRARKLRPEHLTSATVVLTATRRQRSLCTALAPGVLNRTFTLRQFARLAAAAEPPKDPADRPLRAAVEAAVRARGRLQPAAPDADDLRDPIGGSPAAFRRCAEEIERSIRPVLALIGTAG; encoded by the coding sequence ATGCTCGACGGAGTGCTCTTCATCTGCCACGCCAACATGTGCCGGTCACCGATGGCGGAGTACATCGCGCGTCGGCTTCTCGCCGGGCACCGGGTCACGGTGGCCAGCGCCGGCACCGACGCCGTCGACGGGGCACCCATGCACCCGTACGCGATCGACGTCGCGGCCGGCACGGGCGTCGACCCCACCGGTTTCCGCGCCCGGAAGCTGCGCCCGGAACACCTGACGTCGGCCACGGTGGTGCTGACCGCGACCCGGCGCCAGCGCTCGCTCTGCACGGCGCTGGCCCCGGGGGTGCTGAACCGGACCTTCACGCTCCGCCAGTTCGCCCGGCTGGCCGCCGCGGCGGAACCGCCGAAGGACCCGGCCGACCGACCGTTGCGGGCGGCGGTCGAGGCCGCCGTCCGCGCCCGGGGGCGGCTGCAACCCGCCGCCCCCGACGCGGACGACCTGCGGGACCCGATCGGTGGTTCGCCGGCGGCCTTCCGGCGCTGCGCCGAGGAGATCGAGCGGTCGATCAGACCCGTGCTGGCGCTCATCGGGACAGCCGGGTGA
- a CDS encoding protein-tyrosine phosphatase family protein: MAAESWVDGAGLLTLPGGVVVRGRRIADTASPADFALLLAPGPVPAWPHRRIRWPDFWLPLDRADALDALREARRRAYAGERVEIACRGGIGRTGTALAALAVLDGLPADRAVAWVRARHHSRAVETPWQRRWLRRIDASRDGPAAR, translated from the coding sequence ATGGCGGCAGAGTCGTGGGTGGACGGGGCCGGGCTGCTGACGCTGCCCGGCGGGGTCGTGGTGCGCGGACGGCGGATCGCCGACACCGCCTCGCCGGCCGACTTCGCCCTGCTGCTCGCCCCCGGCCCGGTCCCCGCCTGGCCGCACCGGCGGATCCGCTGGCCCGACTTCTGGCTGCCGCTGGACCGCGCCGACGCGCTGGACGCCCTGCGCGAGGCGCGGCGGCGGGCGTACGCGGGGGAGCGGGTGGAGATCGCCTGCCGGGGCGGGATCGGCCGGACCGGCACCGCGCTCGCCGCGCTCGCCGTCCTCGACGGGCTGCCCGCCGACCGGGCGGTGGCCTGGGTACGCGCGCGACACCATTCCCGCGCCGTGGAGACGCCGTGGCAGCGGCGCTGGCTCCGGCGGATCGACGCGTCCCGCGACGGCCCCGCCGCCCGCTGA